The following DNA comes from Actinomycetota bacterium.
GCGCCGCGGCGACATGGCGAAGATGTCCTCGCCTTTGTAGCGGGCCTGGCCGGCGGTGGCCTTCTCCAGGCGCAGCAGCAGCTTGGCCACGGTCGACTTGCCGCAGCCGGACTCCCCGACCAGCCCCAGGGTCTCGCCGCGGCGCAGGGTGAAGCTGACCCCGTCGACCGCCTGCACCGACCCGACCTTGCGCTGGAACACGATCCCGGTGGTGATCGGGAAGTGCTTGACCAGGTTGTCGACCTCCAGCAGCGGCGGCTCAGCGGCCATCGAGCACCTCCTGGTAGAAGTGGCAGGCGCTGCGCCGCCGGCCCTCGACCTCGTACAGCGGCGGCTCCTCGGCGGTGCAGACCTCCTGCCGGTAGCGGCAGCGCGGGTGGAACGGGCAGCCGCTGGGGATGCGCAGCAGGTTCGGCGGCGCCCCACCGATCGGGGTGAGGTCCTGGCCCTTCTGGTTGACCCGGGGGATGGAGCCCATCAGCCCCTCGGTGTAGGGGTGGGCGGGGCGGGCGTAGAGGTCGCCGATCGGGCCGGTCTCGACGATCTTGCCGGCGTACATGACGGCAACCCGGTCGGCGACGTCGGCGACCACCCCCAGGTCGTGGGTGATGAGGATGAGGCCCATGCCGGTCTCGGCCTGGAGGTCGGCCAGCAGCTCCATGATCTGGGCCTGGACGGTGACGTCGAGGGCGGTGGTCGGCTCGTCGGCGATCAGCACGTCCGGGTCGAGGGCCAGGGCCATGGCGATCATCACCCGCAGGCGCATGCCGCCCGAGAACTGGTGGGGGTAGTCGCCGACCCGGTCGGCGGCCGACGGGATCCGCACCCGGTCCAGCAGCTCGACCGCCCGGCGCCGGGCCTCGGCCCTGGAGGCGCCGCGGTGGACCCGGTACATCTCGCCGATCTGGAAGCCGACCGAGAACACCGGGTTGAGGGCGGTCAGGGCGTCCTGGAAGACCATGGCCAGCCGCTCGCCGCGGACCCGGCGCCGGTCCTCCTCGCTCAGCCTGAGCAGGTCGTCGCCGTGGAAGCGGACCGCGCCGCCGGTGATGAACCCGGGCGGGCTGTCGATGATCCCCATGATCGCCTGGGCGCTGACGCTCTTGCCCGACCCCGACTCGCCCAGGATGGCCAGGGTCTCGCCCTGGTCGAGGTGGAAGCTGATGCCGTTGACGGCCTTGACCACCCCGTGGCGGGTGCGGAACTCGACCGCCAGGTCCTCCACCTCCAGCAGGTGGTCGCCGCCGCCGAAGTCCGGCCGGTAGGTGACGTCGTCGGTCTGGGTCATTGGCCTCACCGCAGCTTGGGGTCGAGAGCGTCGCGCAGGGCGTCGCCGAGCAGGATGAAGCTGAATACCGTGGCGCTGAGGAACAGCCCGGGGAACAGCAGCAGGTGGGGGGCGTTCAGCACCCGGGTCTGGGCGACCGAGATCATCAGGCCCCAGGAGATGGCCGGCAGCTCCAGGCCGACCCCGACGAACGACAGGGTCGCCTCGGCGGCGATCATGATGCCGATGAAGATGGTGGCGTACACGATCACCGGGGCGATGGCGTTGGGCAGGATGTGGCGGCGCAGCACCCGCGGCCCGCTCGCCCCCAGGGCCCTGGCCGCCTGCACGTAGTCGCTCTCCTTGGCCGACAGCACCGAGGAGCGCATCAGTCGCAGCATGGTCGGCCAGCCGACCACCAGCAGCACCAGGGTCACCTGGAGCAGGCCGCGGGTGCCGATGACGCTGAGGATGACGATCGCGGCCAGGATGTAGGGCAGGCCGAACCAGATGTCGGTGACCCGGGCGATCACGGTGTCGAGCGCCCCGCCGTAGTAGCCGGCGATCGACCCCAGCACCACGGCGACGGCGACGGCGCCGAGGGTGACCAGCAGCCCGACGGTGATCGAGACCCGGGCGCCATACACCACCAGGGCGTAGTAGTCGCAGCCCTGGAGGTCGAAGCCGAACCAATGCTCGGCGCTAGGCCGCTCCAGCGACCGCGACAGGTCACAGTTGCGCGGGTCGGCGCCGGTGAACAGCTGGGGGGCGACGGCCATGGCCCCGAAGAGCAGGATCAGCGCCGAGGCGACCAGGAACAGCGGGTTGCGGCGCAGCTCCCGCCAGGCGTCGGCCCAGAGGCTGGCCTGGCGGCCGGAGGGCTCGGCCTCGCCGCGTTCGGTCTCGGCCGCGGCGACGTCGGTGTCAGTCATAGCGGATCCTCGGGTCGAGGACGGCATATAGCACGTCCACCAGCAGGTTGGCGAGGATGAAGACCAGCACTAGGGCGGTCACGATGCCGACGACCACGGTGCTCTCCTGCTGCTGGATGGACAGGAAGACCTGCTGGCCGACGCCGGGGATGTTGAAGATGCCCTCGGTGACGATGGCCCCGCCCATGAGGGCCCCCAGGTCGACACCGAGGAAGGTGACCACCGGGATGAGGGAGTTGCGCAGCGCGTGGCGGCCGACCACCCGGGAGCGGGGCATCCCCTTGGCGGTGGCCGTGCGGACGTAGTCGGCCCGGAGGTTCTCGACCAGGCTGGTCCGGGTCAGCCGGGCCACGTAGGCCAGCGACAGCGCGCCCAGCACCATGCCGGGCAGCAGGTAGCTGGTCCAGCCCTGGTAGAGCCCGGCGATGGGGAGCCAGCCGAGCTTGACCCCGAACAGGATCTGGGCGGTGAAGCCGAGCACGAACACCGGGATGGAGACCACGGCCACGGTGGTGACCAGCACCAGGTTGTCGACGAAGGACCCGCGCCGCAGCCCGGCCAGCACCCCCGCCAGTAGACCCAGCACCAGCTCGAAGGCGAACGCGAATAGGGTCAGCCGGACGGTCACCGGGAACCGCTCGGCCATGATGTCGGTGACCTCGCGGCCGCGGAAGTCGCTGCCGAAGTCGCCCTGGACCAGGCCGCCCATGTACTTGCCGTACTGGACGAGCAGCGGGTCGTCGAGGTTGTAGCGGTCCCGCAGCTCCTGGTAGGTGGACTCGGCGAGGGGCCGCTCGCCGGCCAGGGCGCGGATCGGGTCGCCGGGGATGGCGAACACCAGGGCGAAGATGATGAAGGTGGTCCCGACGAACACCGGGATGATCTGCAGGGTCCGGCGGATGAGGTAGCGGCCCATCGATGCTGCTCCTGGGATTGGTGCCTGGGGCGGCAGGTCACGGGGAAGCGGCTGCCGCCCCAGGCGGTTGGGTGGGCGTGGCGGCGGGGGGCCCGACCACGCCCACCCGCGCCGATCAGGTCGCGGTCACGGTCACGTCCGCGGTCCGGATGCGTTCGAAGGCGTCGATGACCACGTTCTGCACGTTCTGGCTGTGGGCGCCCTGGACCTGCTCGAACCACATGGGGATGTTGGGCATGTCCTGGAGGATCTGGTCCTCGGCCTGCTGGTAGAAGGCGATGCCCTCCTCGACCCCGCCGGCCGCGTTGCCCTGCTCGATCAGCTGGTCGACCCGGTCGTTGGCGTAGCCGAAGTTGTTGGAGGACCCGTCGGTCGAGTAGATCGGCTGGAGGTAGTTCTGCGGGCTCGGGTAGTCCATCACCCAGCCGAGCCGGAACGGGCCGGTGACGTCCTCGTCGTCCAGCTTCTCGAGGTACTGGGCGAACTGCAGGCTCTGGAACTTGATGTCGGAGATGCCGAGGTTCTGGCGCAGCTGGTTGGAGACCGCGTTCATCCACTGGTCGTGGCCGGCGCCGCTGTTGAACCACAGCGTCAGCGGGCCCTCCCAGCCGCCGGCCTGGGCCAGCAGCTCCTTGGCCCGCTGCGGGTTGTGCGTGCAGGCCTCGCCGCAGGGGTTCTCGCGGGCCCCGCGGACCACCGGGGAGACCACCGAGTCGGCCGGGGTGTAGGCGCCGTTGAAGATGGCGTCGATGATCGCCTGGCGGTCGATGGCCATCGAGAACGCCTTGCGCAGGTTCGGGTCCTGGAAGCGCTCGTCGTACAGCGGGAAGCCGATGTAGGTGAAGGCCGAGCTGTCGCGCTCGATGAAGCGGTCGCCGAAGGCCTGGCGGGCGTCGGTCAGCCGCTCGGGCGGCAGGTTGTCCATGATGTCGAGGTTGCCGGCCAGCAGGTCGTTGTAGGCGGTGTTGATGTTGGAGTAGATGCGGAACTCGATGGCGTCGGCCTTGGCCCGGTCGCCGACGTAGTTCTCGTAGCGCTTGACGTTGACCGAGCGGTCGTGCTGCCAGGTGCCGTCCATCATGAAGGGGCCGTTGCCGATCGGGGCCTCCTCGAAGGCCTCGGGGTCCTCGGCGTAGGCCTTGGGCAGGGGGTAGAAGGCGGTGTAGCCAAGGGTCAGGGGGAACTGGCTGAAGGGGCCGTTGAGGGTGACCTCGAAGGTGGTGTCGTCGATCACCTTGAGGCCGCTCATCGCCTTGGCCTTGGGCCGCTCGCCCTTGTCGGCCTGGAGGTCCTGGTAGCCCTGGATGTTCTGGAAGAAGTAGGCGTTGCCGTAGGCGTTGGGGCCGTAGGCGCCGGCGTTCCAGGCGTCCACGTACGACTGGGCGGTCACGGGCTCGCCGTTGTGGAAGGTCCAGCCGCTCTTGAGCTTGATGGTCCAGACCGTCTGGTCGTCGGAGGTGATCGACTCGCCCATCGCCCCCTCGAAGGTCTGGGCGGCGGTCTCCGGGTCGTACTCGACCAGCGGGGTGAACAGGGCGTTGAGGACCTCGGCGCCGCAGGTCTCGTTGGTGTTCTGGGGGACCAGGTGCTCGGGCTCGCAGATGTAGACCGAGAAGCGGCCGCCCTCGGCGCCGGCGTCGGCGCCGGTCTCGCCGTCGCCGGACCCGCAGGCGGCCGCCAATAGGCTCAGGACCGCCAGCAGGGCGGCCAGCCGTGCTCGTCGAAGCTTCCTCACGCATCCCACCTCCATCACGGGATTCCTGGAGGGATTCCTGACGAGAGGAGTAGCCGGGGCCGGGCGGGGGCAGCGACGTCGTAAGCGGACGGTCTCCGAACCGACACGGGATCGCCACGGGACGGCGTCCGCCCCCGGGTTGGCCTATCGTTGCCGGGGTAACGGGTACGGCGAGGAGCGCCCGCACCGCCCGACGGAGGCCAGCATGAGGACGCGGGTCCTGCTGATCGAGGACGACGAGCGCATCCGCACCGCCATGCGGATGGCCCTGGAGCACGAGGGCCACAAGGTCGAGGAGGCCGCCAGCGGCGAGGAGGGCGTGCGCGTCTTCGCCGACCAGCCGGTCGACGTGGTCCTGATCGACCTGATGCTGCCCGGCATCGACGGTTTCGAGGTCTGCCGGTCGCTGCGCCGCACCAGCGACGTGCCGATCATCATGGTGACCGCGCGGGCCGACAGCCACGACGTGGTCGCCGGCCTGGAGGCGGGCGCCGACGACTACCTCACCAAGCCGTTCGTGCCCAAGGAGCTGTCGGCCCGCATCCGTGCCCTCATGCGCCGGGTCCGCAGCGAGCCGGCGACGCCGCC
Coding sequences within:
- a CDS encoding ABC transporter ATP-binding protein: MTQTDDVTYRPDFGGGDHLLEVEDLAVEFRTRHGVVKAVNGISFHLDQGETLAILGESGSGKSVSAQAIMGIIDSPPGFITGGAVRFHGDDLLRLSEEDRRRVRGERLAMVFQDALTALNPVFSVGFQIGEMYRVHRGASRAEARRRAVELLDRVRIPSAADRVGDYPHQFSGGMRLRVMIAMALALDPDVLIADEPTTALDVTVQAQIMELLADLQAETGMGLILITHDLGVVADVADRVAVMYAGKIVETGPIGDLYARPAHPYTEGLMGSIPRVNQKGQDLTPIGGAPPNLLRIPSGCPFHPRCRYRQEVCTAEEPPLYEVEGRRRSACHFYQEVLDGR
- a CDS encoding ABC transporter permease, which translates into the protein MTDTDVAAAETERGEAEPSGRQASLWADAWRELRRNPLFLVASALILLFGAMAVAPQLFTGADPRNCDLSRSLERPSAEHWFGFDLQGCDYYALVVYGARVSITVGLLVTLGAVAVAVVLGSIAGYYGGALDTVIARVTDIWFGLPYILAAIVILSVIGTRGLLQVTLVLLVVGWPTMLRLMRSSVLSAKESDYVQAARALGASGPRVLRRHILPNAIAPVIVYATIFIGIMIAAEATLSFVGVGLELPAISWGLMISVAQTRVLNAPHLLLFPGLFLSATVFSFILLGDALRDALDPKLR
- a CDS encoding ABC transporter permease, yielding MGRYLIRRTLQIIPVFVGTTFIIFALVFAIPGDPIRALAGERPLAESTYQELRDRYNLDDPLLVQYGKYMGGLVQGDFGSDFRGREVTDIMAERFPVTVRLTLFAFAFELVLGLLAGVLAGLRRGSFVDNLVLVTTVAVVSIPVFVLGFTAQILFGVKLGWLPIAGLYQGWTSYLLPGMVLGALSLAYVARLTRTSLVENLRADYVRTATAKGMPRSRVVGRHALRNSLIPVVTFLGVDLGALMGGAIVTEGIFNIPGVGQQVFLSIQQQESTVVVGIVTALVLVFILANLLVDVLYAVLDPRIRYD
- a CDS encoding ABC transporter substrate-binding protein, with protein sequence MRKLRRARLAALLAVLSLLAAACGSGDGETGADAGAEGGRFSVYICEPEHLVPQNTNETCGAEVLNALFTPLVEYDPETAAQTFEGAMGESITSDDQTVWTIKLKSGWTFHNGEPVTAQSYVDAWNAGAYGPNAYGNAYFFQNIQGYQDLQADKGERPKAKAMSGLKVIDDTTFEVTLNGPFSQFPLTLGYTAFYPLPKAYAEDPEAFEEAPIGNGPFMMDGTWQHDRSVNVKRYENYVGDRAKADAIEFRIYSNINTAYNDLLAGNLDIMDNLPPERLTDARQAFGDRFIERDSSAFTYIGFPLYDERFQDPNLRKAFSMAIDRQAIIDAIFNGAYTPADSVVSPVVRGARENPCGEACTHNPQRAKELLAQAGGWEGPLTLWFNSGAGHDQWMNAVSNQLRQNLGISDIKFQSLQFAQYLEKLDDEDVTGPFRLGWVMDYPSPQNYLQPIYSTDGSSNNFGYANDRVDQLIEQGNAAGGVEEGIAFYQQAEDQILQDMPNIPMWFEQVQGAHSQNVQNVVIDAFERIRTADVTVTAT
- a CDS encoding response regulator transcription factor, which encodes MRTRVLLIEDDERIRTAMRMALEHEGHKVEEAASGEEGVRVFADQPVDVVLIDLMLPGIDGFEVCRSLRRTSDVPIIMVTARADSHDVVAGLEAGADDYLTKPFVPKELSARIRALMRRVRSEPATPPRLAFGQIEVRPDEGVTRRAGEEVHLTRTEFELLCELAANPNKVLRREELLERVWGYDYFGDGRLVDVHVRRLRTKIEDDPAEPRHIVTVRGMGYKLVP